Proteins encoded by one window of Dietzia sp. B32:
- the msrA gene encoding peptide-methionine (S)-S-oxide reductase MsrA: MGWLQDAIRQSAMGTASTVVDAEAALPGRADPVAVAPANIVTGNPMVPPFPEGHESIVLGMGCFWGAEKVLWQLDGVWTTAAGYAGGWTPNPTYEETCTGASGHTEAVLVVFDPEVLPVEKLLATFFEWHDPTQGMRQGNDMGTQYRSAVFTTTPQQLEAARRIAQGYQKELDAAGHGPLTTEIGALEEVRSGTFYHAEDYHQQYLVKNPGGYDCHVRSGVACPI; encoded by the coding sequence ATGGGCTGGCTACAGGACGCGATCAGACAATCCGCAATGGGTACGGCGAGCACCGTCGTCGACGCCGAGGCGGCTCTCCCCGGCCGGGCCGACCCGGTCGCGGTGGCACCGGCGAACATCGTCACCGGGAATCCGATGGTCCCGCCGTTCCCGGAGGGTCACGAATCGATAGTGCTCGGTATGGGCTGCTTCTGGGGCGCGGAGAAGGTGCTCTGGCAGCTCGACGGAGTCTGGACCACCGCTGCCGGCTATGCCGGCGGTTGGACTCCGAACCCCACCTACGAGGAGACCTGCACGGGCGCGAGCGGACACACCGAGGCCGTCCTGGTGGTCTTCGACCCCGAGGTGCTGCCGGTGGAGAAGCTGCTGGCCACGTTCTTCGAGTGGCACGATCCCACGCAGGGGATGCGCCAGGGCAATGACATGGGCACCCAGTACCGCTCGGCCGTCTTCACCACCACGCCGCAGCAGCTGGAGGCGGCCCGCCGGATCGCACAGGGCTACCAGAAGGAGCTCGACGCCGCCGGCCACGGACCGCTGACCACCGAGATCGGCGCGCTGGAGGAGGTCCGGTCCGGCACTTTCTACCACGCCGAGGACTACCACCAGCAGTACCTGGTCAAGAATCCGGGCGGCTACGACTGCCATGTCCGCAGCGGCGTCGCCTGCCCCATCTGA
- a CDS encoding cold-shock protein, which yields MATGTVKWFNADKGFGFIAPDDGSADVFAHFSAIQGSGYRSLEENQQVSFDVAQGAKGLQAENITPM from the coding sequence ATGGCTACCGGCACCGTTAAGTGGTTCAACGCTGACAAGGGCTTCGGCTTCATCGCCCCCGACGACGGCTCGGCCGACGTCTTCGCCCACTTCTCCGCCATCCAGGGCTCGGGCTACCGCTCGCTCGAGGAGAACCAGCAGGTCTCCTTCGACGTCGCGCAGGGCGCCAAGGGCCTGCAGGCGGAGAACATCACCCCGATGTGA
- a CDS encoding DUF488 domain-containing protein: protein MSVSCLRVHDLVSGEADPAGGHVVLVDRLWPRGVRKDSLDHDEWCRDVAPSADLRREFHRGELDFEHFAERYREELSREPAAGEVDRLATLAARGDLVLAYAARDTGHNHALVLADEIRQHM, encoded by the coding sequence ATGTCGGTGAGCTGCCTGCGTGTCCACGACCTCGTCTCGGGAGAGGCCGATCCGGCGGGTGGCCACGTCGTCCTCGTGGACCGCTTGTGGCCACGGGGCGTGCGCAAGGACTCCCTCGATCACGACGAATGGTGCAGGGACGTGGCTCCGTCCGCCGACCTGCGCCGCGAGTTCCACCGCGGTGAACTGGACTTCGAGCACTTCGCGGAGAGGTATCGGGAGGAGTTGTCACGCGAGCCCGCCGCCGGGGAGGTGGACCGCCTGGCGACGCTTGCGGCCCGCGGCGACCTGGTGCTGGCCTATGCGGCGAGGGACACCGGGCACAACCACGCCCTCGTTCTGGCGGACGAGATCAGGCAGCACATGTAG
- a CDS encoding DUF4328 domain-containing protein, producing the protein MTTPRRQGQWRWVAHPPWRPPTPVARPPVPRHRTGPAWGDRTPAYSATPRWGLPPVAVPRRLTQPAGPAPARLATAAPGIMRAAGAWFLATAVAHGLRYLALAWYADRLAPWWLEALTTALVWVTGIVAIAVGVAAAVTATAWLVETRRRAYAPVRDPRSRAGLWVGGLLVVVNFFRLPVYLEELRRVSTRAPSRSDLRRWWVAWAVNALAVAAALWRGGGEGAQAAADTVLLTALAALAAVWAARETRGVMRSFSAPSPRFTRRFIAAGIVEASATRKD; encoded by the coding sequence ATGACCACACCGAGGCGGCAGGGACAGTGGCGTTGGGTCGCCCACCCGCCGTGGCGCCCCCCGACACCCGTGGCGCGGCCGCCCGTCCCGCGGCACCGCACCGGGCCGGCGTGGGGAGACCGCACCCCGGCCTATTCCGCCACCCCGCGGTGGGGACTGCCGCCGGTCGCGGTCCCGCGCCGGCTCACGCAGCCGGCCGGCCCGGCGCCCGCGCGGCTGGCCACCGCCGCCCCCGGCATCATGCGGGCGGCCGGCGCCTGGTTCCTCGCCACCGCCGTGGCCCACGGACTGAGATACCTCGCTCTGGCCTGGTACGCCGACCGGCTCGCACCGTGGTGGCTCGAGGCCCTCACTACCGCTCTGGTCTGGGTGACCGGGATCGTGGCGATCGCCGTGGGGGTCGCGGCGGCGGTCACCGCGACGGCCTGGCTCGTGGAGACACGGCGGCGGGCGTACGCACCGGTTCGGGACCCCCGGTCACGGGCGGGCCTGTGGGTGGGCGGTCTCCTCGTCGTCGTCAACTTCTTCCGCCTGCCCGTCTACCTGGAGGAACTGCGCCGGGTGTCGACCCGCGCCCCGTCCCGGTCCGATCTGAGGCGCTGGTGGGTGGCCTGGGCGGTCAACGCGCTGGCGGTCGCGGCCGCCCTGTGGCGCGGTGGCGGCGAGGGCGCCCAGGCCGCCGCCGACACCGTCCTGCTCACGGCCCTGGCCGCGCTCGCCGCGGTGTGGGCGGCGCGCGAGACCCGGGGTGTCATGAGGAGTTTCAGTGCCCCTTCCCCGCGGTTCACGCGCAGGTTCATCGCGGCGGGGATCGTGGAGGCGTCCGCAACCCGGAAGGATTGA
- a CDS encoding glycerophosphodiester phosphodiesterase family protein has protein sequence MTVHATTHLPSPVSTRSGIVAHRGASAEYPELTQVAFRQALEQGAEALEVDVRLTADGVPVLLHDPRTSRVADEDLWVHASTLEQISALDVGSWHPVHRAPEPVLTLRSFLVMAEAYPDVRLFLETKHPVPSGGRVETALYDELRYFGLDRAASFADSRAVMMSFSVTAVRRFRRLAPDVPTVQLRERRNVLKSWPAEGFGAQLMGPSIGALRARPWLVEYWRSRGMGTYCWTVDDPADLLLCRDLGVDWVGTNVPSRALTVLDGGAPRLEGPARG, from the coding sequence GTGACGGTCCACGCGACCACCCACCTGCCCTCGCCCGTCTCCACGCGCAGCGGGATCGTCGCCCACCGCGGCGCCTCCGCGGAATACCCCGAACTCACCCAGGTCGCCTTCCGGCAGGCCCTCGAGCAGGGTGCCGAGGCGCTCGAGGTGGACGTCCGGCTCACCGCCGACGGCGTCCCCGTCCTGCTCCACGATCCGCGCACGTCCCGCGTCGCGGACGAAGACCTCTGGGTCCACGCCAGCACCCTCGAACAGATCTCCGCCCTCGATGTGGGGTCGTGGCACCCCGTGCACCGCGCCCCCGAGCCGGTGCTCACGTTGCGCAGCTTCCTCGTCATGGCCGAGGCGTACCCGGACGTCCGCCTGTTCCTCGAGACGAAGCACCCGGTGCCGTCCGGCGGCCGGGTCGAGACCGCGCTGTACGACGAGTTGAGGTACTTCGGCCTCGACCGGGCCGCGTCGTTCGCCGACTCGCGCGCGGTGATGATGAGCTTCTCGGTCACGGCCGTGCGGCGCTTCCGCCGGCTCGCCCCGGACGTGCCCACCGTGCAACTGCGCGAGCGCCGGAACGTCCTTAAGTCGTGGCCCGCCGAGGGGTTCGGAGCCCAGTTGATGGGCCCGAGCATCGGGGCGCTGCGGGCGCGGCCGTGGCTGGTCGAATACTGGCGGTCGCGGGGGATGGGCACCTACTGCTGGACGGTCGACGATCCCGCCGACCTGCTGCTGTGCCGCGACCTCGGGGTGGACTGGGTGGGCACAAACGTCCCGTCGCGTGCGCTGACCGTCCTCGACGGGGGCGCGCCCCGGCTCGAGGGACCCGCGCGCGGCTGA